A section of the Mastomys coucha isolate ucsf_1 unplaced genomic scaffold, UCSF_Mcou_1 pScaffold15, whole genome shotgun sequence genome encodes:
- the Adal gene encoding adenosine deaminase-like protein isoform X2: MKKLIAMKPHLKVHGDMTMIDKGKKRTLEECFQMFQVIHQLTTSAEDILMVTKDVIKEFADDGVKYLELRSTPRGENATGMTRKTYVESILEGIKQCKQENLDIDVRYLMAIDRRGGPAVARETVELAKEFFLSTDDTVLGLDLSGDPTIGQAKDFLEPLLEAKKAGLKLALHLAEIPNKEKETQMLLDLLPDRIGHGTFLNASQAGALEQVDFVRQHQIPLELCLTSNIKSQTVPSYDQHHFGFWYSIAHPSVICTDDKGVFATYLSQEYQLAADTFNLTPSQVWDLSYEAISYIFASDNTKSELRKRWTSLQHKVLSCNEVNYF; this comes from the exons ATGAAAAAACTAATAGCCATGAAACCGCATCTTAAAGTCCATGGTGACATGACCATGATTGACAAGGGAAAGAAACGGACTTTAGAAGA atGTTTCCAGATGTTCCAAGTTATTCATCAGCTTACTACTAGTGCTGAGGACATCCTGATG GTCACAAAAGATGTCATTAAGGAATTTGCAGATGACGGTGTCAAGTACCTGGAGCTGAGAAGCACTCCCAGAGGGGAAAATGCTACTG GAATGACTCGGAAGACTTACGTGGAGTCTATTCTTGAAGGCATCAAACAATGCAAACAAGAAAACTTAGATATTGATGTTAG GTATTTGATGGCAATTGACAGAAGAGGTGGCCCGGCAGTAGCCAGGGAGACTGTCGAACTTGCTAAAGAGTTCTTCCTTTCTACTGATGATACAGTTCTTGGCCTTGACCTCAGTGGAGATCCAACT ATAGGACAAGCAAAAGACTTCTTGGAGCCTCTTTTAGAAGCTAAAAAAGCAGGTCTGAAGTTGGCATTGCATCTTGCAGAG ATTccaaataaggaaaaagaaactcagaTGCTGCTGGATCTGCTTCCTGACAGAATTGGGCATGGAACATTCCTCAACGCCTCCCAGGCAGGGGCCCTGGAACAGGTGGACTTCGTGAGGCAACACCAGATACCTCTCG AACTTTGTTTGACTTCAAACATCAAAAGCCAGACAGTTCCTTCTTATGACCAGCATCACTTTGGATTCTGGTACAGCATTGCTCATCCTTCTGTGATCTGT ACCGATGATAAAGGTGTTTTTGCGACATACCTTTCTCAAGAATATCAACTGGCAGCAGACACATTTAATTTGACCCCATCTCAGGTCTGGGATCTGTCTTATGAAGCCATCAGCTACATCTTTGCTTCTGACAACACCAAATCTGAACTGAGAAAAAGGTGGACTTCCCTGCAGCACAAAGTTTTAAGCTGTAATGAGGTGAACTACTTTTGA
- the Adal gene encoding adenosine deaminase-like protein isoform X1, translating to MEAGQQWPWKTDFYVQLPKVELHAHLNGSISSSTMKKLIAMKPHLKVHGDMTMIDKGKKRTLEECFQMFQVIHQLTTSAEDILMVTKDVIKEFADDGVKYLELRSTPRGENATGMTRKTYVESILEGIKQCKQENLDIDVRYLMAIDRRGGPAVARETVELAKEFFLSTDDTVLGLDLSGDPTIGQAKDFLEPLLEAKKAGLKLALHLAEIPNKEKETQMLLDLLPDRIGHGTFLNASQAGALEQVDFVRQHQIPLELCLTSNIKSQTVPSYDQHHFGFWYSIAHPSVICTDDKGVFATYLSQEYQLAADTFNLTPSQVWDLSYEAISYIFASDNTKSELRKRWTSLQHKVLSCNEVNYF from the exons ATGGAAGCTGGGCAGCAGTGGCCGTGGAAGACAGACTTTTATGTGCAATTGCCAAAAGTG GAGCTTCATGCCCACTTGAATGGCTCCATTAGTTCCAGTACCATGAAAAAACTAATAGCCATGAAACCGCATCTTAAAGTCCATGGTGACATGACCATGATTGACAAGGGAAAGAAACGGACTTTAGAAGA atGTTTCCAGATGTTCCAAGTTATTCATCAGCTTACTACTAGTGCTGAGGACATCCTGATG GTCACAAAAGATGTCATTAAGGAATTTGCAGATGACGGTGTCAAGTACCTGGAGCTGAGAAGCACTCCCAGAGGGGAAAATGCTACTG GAATGACTCGGAAGACTTACGTGGAGTCTATTCTTGAAGGCATCAAACAATGCAAACAAGAAAACTTAGATATTGATGTTAG GTATTTGATGGCAATTGACAGAAGAGGTGGCCCGGCAGTAGCCAGGGAGACTGTCGAACTTGCTAAAGAGTTCTTCCTTTCTACTGATGATACAGTTCTTGGCCTTGACCTCAGTGGAGATCCAACT ATAGGACAAGCAAAAGACTTCTTGGAGCCTCTTTTAGAAGCTAAAAAAGCAGGTCTGAAGTTGGCATTGCATCTTGCAGAG ATTccaaataaggaaaaagaaactcagaTGCTGCTGGATCTGCTTCCTGACAGAATTGGGCATGGAACATTCCTCAACGCCTCCCAGGCAGGGGCCCTGGAACAGGTGGACTTCGTGAGGCAACACCAGATACCTCTCG AACTTTGTTTGACTTCAAACATCAAAAGCCAGACAGTTCCTTCTTATGACCAGCATCACTTTGGATTCTGGTACAGCATTGCTCATCCTTCTGTGATCTGT ACCGATGATAAAGGTGTTTTTGCGACATACCTTTCTCAAGAATATCAACTGGCAGCAGACACATTTAATTTGACCCCATCTCAGGTCTGGGATCTGTCTTATGAAGCCATCAGCTACATCTTTGCTTCTGACAACACCAAATCTGAACTGAGAAAAAGGTGGACTTCCCTGCAGCACAAAGTTTTAAGCTGTAATGAGGTGAACTACTTTTGA
- the Zscan29 gene encoding zinc finger and SCAN domain-containing protein 29, with amino-acid sequence MAKPTRRGNGTHSESLRQRFRRFHYQEVAGPREAFSQLWELCCQWLRPEVRTKEQIVELLVLEQFLTVLPGEIQNWVQKQCPENGEEAVTLVEDLEREPRRPGHSVTVSVKGQKMTPLKSSQELLSVLQESVEPQPKGVSKKERARSPPLRLQEQMNPKENLKPFQRSGFPFPKPNVVSRLDQGEPCISDLLSSKEKDVPKGHSTGSSPLPSKRERIGWVEQGHWVFDDEKVVGVHWGYKETRTLLAILSQTEFYEALRNCHRNSQVYGAVAERLREYGFLRTLEQCRTKFKGLQKSYRKVKSGHPPDTCPFFEEMEALMSAQVISLPIDGLEEAASHSAQAGSDAETEEPRQRDWQHEDGEEAIAERSDSDDLEATSQDPDNPPASVLFRSPSGVHWGYDETKTYLAILSETQFYEALQNCHRNSQLYGAVAERLWEYGFLRSPEQCRTKFKSLQTSYRKVKNGIATETCPFFEEMDALVSAPPTDDQEKETVSCCLQRSSEAEPEKQDEDTEEDSDDNDTEIPPEAVATRAPVLFQSPSGFEAGFDNEKNSKRDISEEVQLHRTLLARSERKIPCHVNQSKASKNDCSSESQWEKSQREKKRQLVFPEKSIGKVLTYQRPGLEDRPYKYLRYGKSFGPNSHLMYQVSHEVENPYKCADCGKSFSRNARLIRHQRIHTGEKPYKCLDCGKGFRDSSNFITHRRIHTGEKPYQCGECGKCFNQSSSLIIHQRTHTGEKPYQCEECGKSFSNSSHFSAHRRIHTGERPHVCTDCGKSFSKSSDLRAHHRTHTGEKPYGCHDCGKCFSKSSALNKHREIHVREKLLS; translated from the exons ATGGCCAAACCCACTCGGAGAGGAAACGGCACACACTCTGAAAGCTTACGACAGCGCTTCAGACGATTCCATTACCAGGAGGTGGCTGGGCCCCGGGAGGCTTTCAGCCAACTCTGGGAACTTTGCTGTCAGTGGCTAAGGCCAGAGGTGCGGACCAAGGAGCAGATTGTGGAATTGTTGGTGCTAGAGCAATTCCTCACCGTGCTACCTGGGGAGATCCAGAACTGGGTACAGAAGCAATGTCcagaaaatggagaggaggcGGTGACACTGGTGGAAGATTTAGAAAGAGAGCCTAGAAGACCTGGACATTcg gtcacagtctctgtgaaggGGCAGAAGATGACACCCCTGAAATCATCACAGGAGTTATTAAGTGTTCTGCAGGAGTCAGTGGAACCCCAGCCCAAGGGTGTGTCCAAGAAAGAGAGGGCAAGAAGCCCACCCCTGAGACTACAGGAGCAGATGAACCCAAAGGAGAATCTCAAACCTTTTCAAAGGAGCG GATTTCCATTTCCTAAACCCAATGTGGTGTCCAGGTTGGATCAAGGAGAGCCATGTATCTCAGATCTGCTTAGCTCCAAGGAGAAGGATGTCCCAAAAGGCCACAGCACAGGATCCAGTCCATTACCatccaagagagagagaatcgGCTGGGTGGAACAGGGTCACTGGGTCTTTGATGATGAGAAGGTGGTGGGTGTGCACTGGGGTTACAAAGAGACTAGAACACTCCTTGCAATTCTCAGTCAGACTGAATTTTATGAAGCTCTTCGCAACTGCCACAGGAACAGCCAAGTGTATGGGGCTGTAGCTGAGAGGCTTCGTGAGTATGGTTTCCTCCGGACCCTGGAACAGTGTCGGACCAAGTTCAAAGGCCTTCAGAAGAGCTACAGGAAGGTCAAGAGTGGTCATCCACCCGATACCTGCCCCTTCTTTGAAGAGATGGAAGCCCTGATGAGTGCCCAGGTCATTTCATTGCCCATTGATGGTCTGGAAGAGGCAGCCTCGCATTCTGCCCAGGCAGGCAGTGATGCGGAGACTGAGGAGCCAAGGCAGAGGGACTGGCAGCATGAAGATGGAGAGGAGGCTATAGCTGAAAGGTCGGACAGTGATGACCTGGAGGCAACCTCCCAGGACCCTGACAACCCACCTGCATCTGTCCTGTTCCGAAGTCCAAGTG GTGTACACTGGGGCTATGATGAAACCAAGACTTACCTTGCAATTCTTAGTGAGACTCAGTTCTATGAAGCCCTCCAGAACTGTCACCGCAACAGCCAGTTATATGGAGCAGTTGCTGAGAGACTGTGGGAATATGGCTTCCTTAGAAGCCCAGAGCAATGTCGTACCAAATTTAAAAGCCTACAAACCAGCTATCGGAAAGTCAAGAATggcatagcaacagaaacctgCCCCTTCTTTGAAGAAATGGATGCTTTGGTGAGTGCCCCACCTACTGATgaccaggaaaaagaaacagtttcTTGCTGCCTCCAGAGAAGCAGTGAGGCTGAACCTGAGAAGCAAGATGAGGACACAGAAGAAGATTCAGATGATAATGACACTGAGATACCTCCGGAGGCTGTTGCAACCCGTGCCCCGGTCTTGTTCCAGAGCCCCAGTG GTTTCGAGGCTGGATTTGATAATGAAAAGAATTCAAAACGGGATATTTCTGAGGAAGTACAGCTGCATAGAACATTACTTGCAAGGTCTGAAAGGAAAATTCCCTGTCATGTTAATCAAAGTAAAGCTAGTAAGAATGACTGTTCGTCAGAAAGCCAGTGGGAAAAGtctcaaagagagaaaaaaagacaactgGTATTCCCAGAGAAGAGTATAGGTAAAGTCCTGACTTATCAGAGGCCAGGCTTGGAAGACAGACCTTATAAATATCTCAGGTATGGCAAAAGCTTTGGCCCAAACTCCCATCTCATGTATCAGGTCTCCCATGAGGTAGAAAACCCATATAAATGCGCTGACTGTGGGAAAAGCTTCAGTCGGAATGCACGCCTCATCAGACACCAAAGAATCCACACTGGAGAAAAACCGTATAAGTGTCTTGACTGTGGAAAAGGTTTCCGTGACAGTTCCAATTTCATTACCCATCGGAGAATCCACACAGGGGAAAAGCCTTATCAGTGCGGTGAATGTGGAAAATGCTTCAATCAGAGCTCAAGTCTTATAATTCACCAGAGAACCCACACAGGGGAAAAGCCTTATCAGTGTGAAGAGTGTGGGAAAAGCTTCAGTAACAGTTCTCATTTCAGTGCACATAGGAGgatacacacaggagagagacccCATGTGTGTACTGACTGTGGTAAGAGTTTTAGTAAGAGTTCTGACTTACGTGCACATCACAGAAcgcacacaggagagaaaccttatgggTGTCATGACTGTGGCAAGTGCTTCAGTAAGAGCTCTGCCCTTAATAAACACCGAGAGATTCATGTGCGAGAAAAGCTGCTGTCATAG